A single genomic interval of Arachis duranensis cultivar V14167 chromosome 7, aradu.V14167.gnm2.J7QH, whole genome shotgun sequence harbors:
- the LOC107459806 gene encoding pentatricopeptide repeat-containing protein At4g01400, mitochondrial-like, whose amino-acid sequence MTSPSLHRSFLRSTETLITLSFHHIISFNFSQNPNQQSFYSSRSNSLIGSPSRVQKLIASQSDPLLAKEIFECASRHPNFRHSYSTYLILILKLGRTRQFSLVDDLVRRLKSESYPITPTLFSYLIRVYGEADLPDKVLKTFYTMLQYGFKPLPKHLNRILEILVSHRNFVRPAFDLFRDAHRHGVSPNTQSYNILMRAFCLNGDISIAYHLFNKMFKRDIVPDIKSYRILMQAMCRKSQVNGAVDLLEDMLNKGFVPDSLTYTTLLNSLCRKKKLREAYKLLCRMKIKGCNPDIVHYNTVISGFCREGRAHDACKVIADMQNNGCLPNVVSYRTLVGGLCDKGMLDEANNYMKEMLSKGFSLHFAVIHGLVKGFCNVGKIEEACGVLTKSLEHGEAPHMDTWAIIIPLICEVDDGVRSRDVLEQVLKIEITGHTRIVDAGIGLENYLIRKIRANPRAS is encoded by the coding sequence ATGACCTCACCGAGTCTGCACAGATCATTTCTCCGCTCCACCGAAACCCTAATCACCCTGTCTTTCCATCACATCATCTCCTTCAATTTCTCACAAAACCCCAACCAACAATCTTTCTATTCTTCTCGCTCCAATTCCCTAATTGGGTCTCCATCTAGAGTCCAGAAGCTCATAGCTTCCCAATCGGACCCTCTTCTCGCCAAAGAAATCTTCGAATGCGCCTCTCGCCATCCCAACTTTCGCCATTCTTACTCTACCTACCTCATTCTCATCCTCAAATTGGGCCGCACCAGGCAATTCTCCCTTGTCGATGACCTTGTTCGTCGCCTCAAATCTGAATCCTACCCAATCACTCCGACCCTGTTCTCCTACTTGATCAGAGTCTATGGCGAAGCTGATTTACCCGATAAGGTCCTCAAAACCTTCTACACTATGCTTCAATACGGTTTCAAGCCTTTGCCCAAACACCTCAACCGCATTCTTGAGATTCTTGTATCCCACCGCAACTTTGTTCGACCTGCATTCGATCTCTTCAGGGATGCTCATAGGCACGGTGTGTCACCCAATACTCAGTCCTACAATATTCTCATGCGGGCTTTTTGTTTGAATGGAGATATTAGCATTGCCTACCACCTGTTCAACAAAATGTTTAAGAGAGATATTGTTCCTGATATCAAGTCTTATCGGATTCTGATGCAGGCGATGTGTAGGAAGAGTCAAGTGAATGGAGCTGTGGATTTGTTGGAGGATATGTTGAACAAAGGGTTTGTTCCCGACTCTTTGACTTACACCACTTTGTTGAACAGTTTGTGTAGGAAGAAGAAGCTTAGAGAAGCTTACAAGCTTCTTTGTAGGATGAAGATCAAAGGGTGCAATCCTGACATAGTTCATTATAATACTGTTATATCGGGGTTCTGCAGGGAAGGGCGTGCCCATGATGCCTGTAAAGTTATTGCTGATATGCAGAACAATGGGTGCTTGCCTAATGTTGTGTCATATCGAACTTTGGTTGGTGGGTTATGTGACAAAGGAATGCTTGATGAGGCAAATAACTACATGAAGGAGATGCTGTCTAAAGGTTTTTCTCTGCATTTTGCTGTTATTCATGGCCTAGTAAAGGGTTTTTGCAATGTTGGTAAGATTGAGGAAGCTTGTGGAGTTCTGACCAAATCGCTTGAGCATGGGGAAGCTCCTCATATGGATACCTGGGCGATCATAATACCTTTAATATGTGAAGTGGACGATGGTGTGAGGAGCAGAGATGTTTTGGAGCAAGTTCTCAAGATTGAAATAACAGGTCATACTAGAATAGTGGATGCTGGCATTGGTTTGGAGAACTACTTAATTCGGAAGATACGAGCCAATCCAAGAGCATCTTAA
- the LOC107459434 gene encoding pentatricopeptide repeat-containing protein At3g14580, mitochondrial — MYEAALSRPPTDSIGLCGCGELEDAFKVFDEFSQLGCEPNVRTFATLMHGLCGKGDLDGAFELLERMENCGVGADIMVFNVLISGLRKQGRVDEAKVLERLMMEKGCDPNGGSYQDVAYGLLDNERFEEAKEIMERMVLMGFGPSFVSYKVLVKGMCERGVIGEVHWAVRQMMKQGFVPKMGMWKQISCRHLK; from the exons ATGTACGAAGCAGCATTGAGTAGGCCTCCAACTGACTCCATT GGGTTGTGTGGTTGTGGCGAATTGGAGGATGCCTTCAAGGTATTTGATGAATTTTCCCAACTAGGGTGTGAGCCCAATGTGAGGACTTTCGCTACTTTGATGCATGGATTGTGCGGAAAAGGGGATTTGGATGGTGCTTTTGAGTTGTTGGAGAGAATGGAAAATTGTGGGGTTGGTGCTGACATCATGGTTTTTAATGTGCTGATTTCGGGGTTGAGGAAGCAAGGGAGGGTTGACGAGGCAAAGGTGTTGGAGAGATTGATGATGGAAAAAGGATGTGATCCCAATGGAGGGTCTTATCAAGATGTGGCATATGGGTTGCTTGATAATGAGAGATTTGAGGAAGCCAAAGAGATCATGGAGAGAATGGTGTTGATGGGGTTTGGCCCTAGTTTCGTGTCTTATAAAGTTCTTGTGAAGGGTATGTGTGAGAGGGGTGTCATTGGGGAGGTCCATTGGGCTGTAAGGCAGATGATGAAGCAGGGTTTTGTGCCAAAGATGGGGATGTGGAAGCAGATCTCTT GTAGACATCTAAAGTAG